A DNA window from Maribellus comscasis contains the following coding sequences:
- a CDS encoding VOC family protein yields MKNQIYPCLWFDGKAKKAAEFYCTVFKKTDITSESPLVVTFESSGQKFMCLNGGPQFTINPSISFYVVCETEEEVDSAWNKLLDGGMVLMELDKYDWSEKYGWLQDKFGINWQLALGKMEEVGQKITPTLMFTKEQAGNAEKAIEHYTSIFDHSSVDGILRYSKEDPDTEGTIKHAQFKLGNNVFMVMDSSLSHNFSFNEAVSLVIECDTQEQIDYYWDKLSAVPEAEQCGWLKDQFGISWQIIPSILEKLMSDPARSERVLQAFLKMKKFDIEALENA; encoded by the coding sequence ATGAAAAATCAAATATACCCCTGTCTCTGGTTTGACGGAAAAGCCAAAAAAGCAGCAGAATTTTACTGCACAGTTTTCAAAAAAACAGATATTACATCGGAAAGTCCGTTGGTGGTTACATTTGAATCGTCGGGACAAAAATTTATGTGTCTGAACGGTGGGCCACAGTTTACAATTAATCCATCCATTTCATTTTATGTGGTTTGTGAAACCGAAGAAGAGGTCGATTCAGCATGGAACAAACTTTTGGATGGCGGAATGGTGTTAATGGAACTTGACAAATACGACTGGAGCGAAAAATACGGCTGGCTGCAGGACAAATTTGGTATTAACTGGCAACTGGCTTTAGGAAAAATGGAAGAAGTAGGACAAAAGATAACACCTACCTTAATGTTTACAAAAGAACAAGCCGGAAACGCAGAAAAGGCCATTGAACACTATACCTCAATTTTTGATCATTCTTCAGTGGATGGAATCCTCAGGTATTCCAAAGAAGATCCCGATACAGAAGGAACCATTAAACATGCACAATTCAAACTTGGAAATAATGTATTTATGGTTATGGACAGTTCTCTTTCACACAACTTTAGTTTTAATGAAGCAGTCTCGTTGGTTATAGAATGTGATACACAGGAACAAATTGATTATTACTGGGATAAACTTTCTGCCGTACCCGAAGCCGAGCAGTGTGGCTGGTTAAAAGATCAGTTTGGAATTTCATGGCAAATTATTCCTTCAATTCTGGAAAAGCTGATGAGTGATCCTGCCCGTTCAGAGAGAGTTCTCCAGGCTTTTCTAAAAATGAAAAAATTTGATATCGAGGCGCTGGAAAATGCTTAA
- a CDS encoding Crp/Fnr family transcriptional regulator, with protein MQKLIDYINQYAKLDDAAILELELRAETEKFKKNEFILEQGKYCNKIWFIKSGMVRKFHLHEGKEITAWIHIENEFVTSLHSYFHQTPAIEYLQACEETELIGISRQNSEKLARFPQFTIFANSLMGEHFVKIDTNSREFGLLSAKEKYDYLKQISPGMLKRAKLGHVASLMGVTQETLSRIRKQN; from the coding sequence ATGCAAAAGCTAATTGACTATATCAATCAATATGCAAAGCTTGATGACGCTGCCATCCTTGAACTGGAATTAAGAGCGGAAACTGAAAAATTCAAAAAAAATGAGTTTATCCTCGAACAGGGAAAATATTGTAATAAAATCTGGTTTATAAAGTCGGGAATGGTTCGAAAATTTCATTTGCATGAAGGAAAAGAAATAACCGCCTGGATTCATATCGAAAACGAATTTGTAACATCACTCCATTCCTATTTTCATCAAACTCCTGCAATTGAATATTTACAGGCATGCGAAGAAACCGAACTTATTGGGATTTCACGTCAAAACAGCGAAAAATTGGCACGATTCCCTCAATTTACCATATTTGCCAATTCGTTAATGGGTGAACATTTCGTAAAAATTGATACGAATTCCAGGGAGTTTGGACTGCTATCGGCAAAAGAAAAATACGATTACCTGAAACAAATTTCGCCTGGAATGCTAAAACGTGCAAAACTGGGTCATGTCGCATCATTAATGGGAGTTACACAGGAAACCCTAAGCCGGATAAGAAAACAAAACTGA
- a CDS encoding alpha/beta fold hydrolase codes for MAKNSVFKTETGRKEILNYYDRILNRWPQDCNKQFIKTRYGFTFVIECGEKSKPPLILLHGAGSNSAMWSADVVEYSKKYRVFAIDIIGECGKSAENRPDFKSSHYSNWLLDIFRAFQLENASLAGCSLGGWIVIKFATRHPEKVRQLALIATSGITQIKPSLIFWLLVTSVSGKWGFNKMNKIVYNDINPDEQTLQFTKLVKQHFIPRTDALPLFTNNELQRITTPVFFLGGENDCFFNSEKTANRLKTNIGQAECKTLENTGHVITVSVNYILNFLNRCENEKN; via the coding sequence ATGGCAAAGAATTCAGTTTTCAAAACAGAAACAGGGAGAAAGGAAATCCTAAATTATTACGACCGAATTTTAAATCGATGGCCACAAGACTGTAATAAACAGTTTATAAAAACCCGTTATGGTTTTACGTTTGTAATTGAGTGCGGAGAAAAATCAAAACCTCCGTTGATTTTACTGCACGGAGCAGGCTCTAACTCAGCCATGTGGAGTGCTGATGTAGTTGAATACTCAAAAAAATACCGGGTATTTGCCATCGATATTATTGGCGAATGTGGCAAAAGTGCGGAGAACAGGCCCGATTTTAAAAGTTCGCATTACTCCAACTGGCTACTTGATATTTTTAGAGCTTTTCAACTGGAAAATGCAAGTTTGGCAGGTTGTTCTTTAGGTGGTTGGATTGTAATAAAATTCGCTACCCGGCACCCGGAAAAAGTAAGGCAACTGGCGCTGATAGCAACGTCGGGAATTACGCAGATAAAACCGTCGTTAATTTTTTGGCTGTTGGTAACGTCTGTTTCGGGGAAATGGGGTTTTAATAAAATGAATAAAATTGTTTACAACGATATTAATCCTGATGAGCAAACCCTACAATTTACAAAACTCGTGAAACAACATTTTATTCCACGAACCGATGCCCTGCCTCTGTTTACAAACAATGAACTGCAAAGAATTACAACACCGGTATTTTTTCTGGGTGGCGAAAACGATTGCTTTTTTAATTCAGAAAAAACAGCCAACCGTTTAAAAACCAATATCGGGCAAGCTGAATGTAAAACGCTCGAAAACACCGGACATGTAATTACAGTTTCGGTAAACTACATTCTTAATTTTTTAAACCGTTGCGAAAATGAAAAAAATTAA
- a CDS encoding GNAT family N-acetyltransferase has product MKIVIRKSVSSDLGFLEELEQKCFPPFQQSTRRAIRYSLSSPFQNVIIAETTQNEISKTIGSATLFLYPKTLRLFSIAVFPEYQGKGIGKQILEYIFNLANTGKFERISLEARKTDNKLIEFYKNAGFTVTEDLPDYYSKNEDGVRMVFKLGDHAEKQSISNIIIVRDPKNWNLEIEGVKVISSRSYITDPEFQSLKNVRIFNLSNSYQYQKMGYYVSLLASARDHRVIPNVTTLRDFSSLSLVRSISGYVDDNIQKSLKHVKQKKISIFVYFGQSVNTKFRLLTQKLYHLFEAPLIQIDFVKTEKWMVQRVSPLSLKKVNPEHMEKVQEFAKNYFSKKRFNRPRFKNYKYDLAILVNPQEKNPPSCPNALQNFKKAAEKIGFYVEFITKDDFSQLPEFDALFIRETTNVNDHTYQFSRSAYAEGLVVIDDPWSILRCSNKIFQNERLKQNKIKTPATVILAKSTYHKSTSLQLNFPLVLKQPDSAFSLGVEKVNNEEELDSSLKKLFNLSDLVVVQEFMPSEFDWRIGVLDQKPLYACKYYMAKDHWQIYDWNTESNENYGESETLPIEEVPEIVVKTAVKAASLIGDGLYGVDLKMINEEVYIIEINDNPNIDEGIEDLILKDEIYIRIMKSLYNRIEINRNIAQFVTV; this is encoded by the coding sequence ATGAAGATTGTGATTCGAAAATCGGTGTCCAGCGACCTCGGTTTTCTTGAAGAATTGGAACAAAAATGTTTTCCTCCTTTTCAGCAAAGTACCCGGCGGGCGATCCGCTACAGCTTGTCAAGTCCCTTTCAAAATGTAATTATTGCAGAAACCACGCAAAACGAAATAAGCAAAACAATTGGCTCTGCCACATTATTTTTATATCCCAAAACCTTACGTTTATTTTCAATCGCTGTTTTTCCTGAATACCAGGGAAAGGGAATCGGGAAACAAATTCTGGAGTATATATTTAATCTGGCAAATACCGGAAAATTTGAACGAATCTCGCTCGAAGCCAGAAAAACGGATAATAAACTGATAGAATTTTACAAAAATGCAGGATTTACGGTAACTGAAGATTTACCCGACTACTATTCAAAAAATGAAGATGGTGTGCGAATGGTTTTTAAGCTCGGCGATCATGCAGAAAAACAAAGCATTTCGAATATTATTATTGTTCGCGACCCCAAAAACTGGAATCTGGAAATTGAAGGTGTAAAAGTAATTTCATCGCGGAGTTATATAACAGATCCCGAATTTCAGTCCTTAAAAAATGTGCGGATTTTTAATCTTAGCAACTCCTATCAATACCAAAAAATGGGGTATTATGTGTCGCTCCTTGCATCGGCGCGTGACCACCGGGTAATTCCTAACGTTACAACTTTACGCGATTTTTCAAGTCTTTCGTTGGTAAGGTCCATTTCCGGTTATGTAGATGATAATATTCAAAAAAGTTTAAAACACGTAAAGCAAAAGAAGATCAGCATTTTTGTTTATTTCGGGCAGTCGGTAAATACCAAATTCCGCTTGCTGACACAAAAATTATATCATCTCTTCGAAGCTCCGTTAATCCAAATCGACTTTGTAAAAACCGAAAAATGGATGGTGCAAAGAGTCTCTCCGTTAAGCCTCAAAAAAGTGAATCCCGAGCACATGGAAAAGGTACAGGAATTTGCAAAAAACTATTTTTCAAAAAAACGTTTTAACCGGCCTCGTTTTAAAAACTACAAATACGACCTGGCCATTCTGGTTAATCCGCAGGAAAAAAATCCCCCCTCCTGCCCCAATGCTTTGCAAAACTTTAAAAAAGCTGCTGAAAAAATCGGTTTTTATGTTGAATTTATTACCAAAGACGATTTTAGCCAGTTGCCTGAATTTGATGCGCTTTTTATACGCGAAACTACAAATGTAAACGACCACACCTACCAGTTTTCGCGCTCTGCTTACGCTGAAGGATTAGTTGTTATTGACGATCCGTGGTCGATACTGCGATGCTCCAACAAAATTTTTCAGAATGAACGCTTAAAACAAAATAAAATAAAAACACCTGCCACTGTTATTTTGGCGAAGTCAACGTATCATAAATCAACATCATTACAATTAAATTTTCCTTTGGTTTTAAAACAACCCGACAGCGCGTTTTCTCTGGGAGTGGAAAAAGTAAACAACGAAGAAGAACTGGACTCTTCCTTAAAAAAACTATTCAATTTATCGGACCTTGTTGTTGTACAGGAGTTTATGCCTTCTGAATTTGACTGGAGAATTGGTGTTTTGGATCAAAAACCATTGTACGCCTGCAAATATTACATGGCAAAAGACCACTGGCAAATTTACGACTGGAATACGGAAAGCAACGAGAATTACGGTGAATCAGAAACGCTGCCAATTGAGGAGGTTCCTGAGATTGTAGTAAAAACTGCTGTAAAAGCTGCTTCGCTCATTGGAGATGGGTTATACGGTGTAGATCTCAAAATGATTAACGAAGAAGTATATATTATCGAGATAAATGATAACCCCAACATCGATGAAGGAATTGAAGATTTGATTCTGAAAGATGAAATTTATATACGAATCATGAAATCTTTATATAACCGAATTGAGATCAATCGTAACATTGCGCAATTTGTAACGGTGTAA
- the cysQ gene encoding 3'(2'),5'-bisphosphate nucleotidase CysQ: MENKTNLEVALKAAVKAGEKILEIYNDPNSDFSVEKKADNSPLTIADKISHTTIQHFLSDTEFPVLSEEGRSIEYPERKDWQNFWIVDPLDGTKEFIKKNGEFTVNIALAKNGKPVLGVIYVPVSKTLYFGNIGLGAFICENVSGEITFDSVLRKSEKLPKPKTTEKYFVVGSRSHMSPETEEYIDALKQKHAEIDIISKGSSLKICMVAEGIADEYPRFGPTMEWDTAAGHAIANAAGKKLWLTDLSEELAYNKENLLNPYFIVK, encoded by the coding sequence ATGGAAAATAAAACAAATCTGGAAGTTGCGTTAAAAGCGGCTGTTAAAGCAGGTGAAAAAATTTTGGAAATATACAACGACCCGAATTCTGATTTTTCGGTTGAAAAAAAAGCAGATAATTCACCCTTAACTATTGCCGATAAAATAAGTCATACTACCATACAACACTTTTTATCAGATACAGAGTTTCCGGTACTTAGTGAAGAAGGTCGGAGTATCGAATATCCAGAAAGAAAAGACTGGCAAAATTTCTGGATTGTTGACCCGCTGGATGGCACCAAAGAATTTATTAAAAAGAATGGCGAATTTACGGTAAATATTGCTTTGGCAAAAAACGGGAAGCCGGTATTGGGAGTAATTTATGTTCCTGTTTCAAAAACATTATATTTTGGCAATATTGGGTTGGGCGCGTTCATATGTGAGAATGTGAGTGGGGAAATTACCTTTGATTCTGTATTAAGGAAAAGTGAAAAATTACCAAAACCCAAAACAACAGAGAAATATTTTGTGGTTGGAAGTCGTTCACACATGAGTCCGGAAACAGAAGAATATATCGATGCGTTAAAACAAAAGCATGCCGAAATTGATATTATTTCAAAAGGAAGTTCGTTAAAAATTTGTATGGTTGCAGAAGGTATTGCCGATGAATATCCGCGTTTTGGTCCAACCATGGAATGGGATACAGCTGCCGGACACGCGATTGCAAATGCCGCAGGTAAAAAACTGTGGTTGACCGACCTTTCTGAAGAATTGGCCTACAATAAAGAAAATTTGTTAAACCCATATTTTATAGTAAAATAA
- the cysC gene encoding adenylyl-sulfate kinase, giving the protein MIGDNIHPVFDKIKDRKSKEIYLKQRAKVIWFTGLSGSGKTTLASALEKRLFELNYFCQILDGDNVRSGINKNLKFTAEDRIENIRRIAEVSKLFMNCGIILICAFISPTNKIREMAREIIGDEDYLEVFVNTPLEVCENRDPKGLYKKARAGEIKNFTGISAPFEAPSHPFVEIDNSNPKIDETVKELLKAIIPEIKFDPLKEL; this is encoded by the coding sequence ATGATTGGAGACAATATACACCCGGTATTTGATAAAATTAAAGACAGAAAGTCAAAAGAAATATACCTGAAGCAAAGGGCTAAAGTAATCTGGTTTACCGGCTTGTCAGGTTCCGGTAAAACAACCCTGGCTAGTGCACTTGAAAAAAGACTGTTTGAATTAAATTATTTTTGCCAGATACTGGATGGTGATAACGTTCGTTCCGGAATCAACAAAAATCTCAAGTTCACAGCAGAAGATCGAATTGAAAATATTCGGCGAATTGCTGAAGTTTCCAAGCTCTTTATGAATTGCGGCATTATTCTTATCTGCGCATTTATTAGCCCAACCAACAAAATTCGTGAAATGGCAAGGGAAATTATCGGCGACGAAGATTATCTCGAGGTTTTTGTAAACACACCGCTGGAAGTTTGTGAAAACCGTGATCCTAAGGGTTTATACAAAAAAGCGCGAGCCGGAGAAATTAAAAACTTCACCGGGATTTCGGCACCTTTTGAAGCGCCAAGTCACCCCTTTGTTGAAATTGATAATTCAAATCCAAAAATCGATGAAACGGTTAAAGAGCTTTTAAAAGCGATTATCCCTGAAATAAAATTCGACCCATTAAAAGAACTTTAA
- a CDS encoding NAD(P)/FAD-dependent oxidoreductase, protein MKIVVLGAGISGHTAAAFLKKKLGKKHDVIVVSPSQYYQWIPSNIWVGVGRMTVDQVRFKLEKVYKRWGIVFKQAKANAIHPEGDEYTNMGFVDIEYTTAGKKGQTEKVEYDFLVNATGPKLNFEATEGLGPGKNTVSVCSYDHAEHAWEELEKSIKRMKEGKKQRFLIGTGHPMATCQGAAFEYALNIAFELKRRKLSHMAEITWISNEYEVGDFGMGGAFIKRGGYITSTKVFTESVFAENNIKWIKRAGVKRVEPGAAHYETLNGEEKTAEFDFAMLIPGFAGQGLKAYNKNGEDITSTLFAANGFMKVDADYTPKPFEEWSINDWPQTYQNPTYSNIYAAGIAFAPPHSISKPMKSVNGTPIFPAPPRTGMPSGVIGKIIAQNIAHAVKTGKTEHKHTASMGRMGAACIVSAGYSLTNGLGATMTVSPVVPDWEKYPDWGRNIKSTVGEIGLAGHWIKLFLHYMFLHKAKGYPLWWLLPE, encoded by the coding sequence ATGAAGATTGTTGTTTTAGGTGCAGGTATATCCGGTCATACTGCCGCTGCTTTCCTCAAGAAAAAACTTGGTAAAAAACACGATGTAATTGTAGTTTCTCCCAGTCAGTACTATCAATGGATTCCTTCCAATATTTGGGTTGGAGTCGGAAGGATGACGGTTGATCAGGTGCGTTTTAAACTTGAAAAAGTGTATAAACGATGGGGAATTGTTTTTAAACAAGCCAAGGCCAATGCCATTCATCCTGAGGGTGATGAATATACAAACATGGGATTTGTTGACATAGAATACACCACCGCCGGTAAAAAAGGCCAAACCGAAAAAGTTGAATACGACTTTCTGGTAAATGCTACCGGACCAAAGCTAAACTTTGAAGCAACAGAAGGTTTAGGTCCGGGCAAAAACACAGTCTCTGTTTGTTCGTACGACCACGCGGAACATGCCTGGGAAGAACTGGAAAAAAGTATTAAACGGATGAAAGAGGGCAAAAAACAACGTTTCTTAATCGGAACCGGACACCCAATGGCAACCTGCCAGGGAGCTGCATTTGAATACGCGCTGAATATTGCATTTGAATTAAAACGCAGAAAACTCTCACACATGGCAGAAATTACATGGATAAGCAACGAATATGAAGTTGGTGATTTTGGAATGGGCGGTGCATTTATAAAAAGAGGAGGTTACATTACTTCAACCAAAGTTTTCACTGAATCCGTTTTTGCAGAAAATAATATCAAATGGATAAAACGCGCCGGAGTAAAAAGAGTGGAACCGGGAGCTGCGCACTATGAAACCTTGAATGGAGAAGAAAAAACAGCAGAATTCGATTTTGCAATGCTTATTCCCGGATTTGCCGGACAAGGGTTAAAAGCATACAATAAAAACGGAGAAGACATCACTTCTACTTTGTTTGCAGCCAACGGATTTATGAAGGTTGATGCCGATTACACTCCTAAACCTTTTGAAGAATGGAGCATTAACGACTGGCCACAAACCTATCAGAACCCGACCTATTCAAATATTTATGCAGCCGGAATTGCATTTGCTCCACCACATAGTATTTCAAAACCTATGAAAAGTGTAAATGGAACTCCCATATTTCCGGCACCGCCGCGAACAGGAATGCCATCAGGAGTTATTGGTAAAATAATTGCTCAAAACATTGCACACGCTGTAAAAACCGGAAAAACCGAGCACAAACATACAGCAAGTATGGGCCGAATGGGCGCTGCATGCATCGTATCGGCCGGATACAGTTTAACAAACGGACTTGGAGCTACAATGACCGTTTCACCAGTGGTTCCCGACTGGGAAAAATACCCTGACTGGGGAAGGAACATCAAATCTACGGTTGGTGAAATTGGTTTGGCCGGACACTGGATAAAACTCTTCCTGCATTATATGTTTCTGCACAAAGCCAAAGGTTATCCATTATGGTGGCTACTACCTGAATAA
- the ygiD gene encoding 4,5-DOPA dioxygenase extradiol, which produces MLRKEFLYLVGGLTGMSGLRDLQKVTGDLAERDRKMPVLFMGHGSPMNGIEENEFSAYWSKFAKEISQPEAVLCISAHWLTRGTHVTAMPNPKTIHDFGGFPKELYDVQYPAPGQPELAKELTSIIKSTDVGLDHDWGLDHGTWTVVRHMYPEANIPVIQLSIDFYKPADYHYKLATELATLRKKGVLIIGSGNMVHNLRRVDWQNMDTPNYGFDWAKEMNETFKEKIGKAEHQALIDYESLGSAAKLAIPTPDHYYPLIYTLGLQDKKDEIEFFNDKYVGGSLTMTSVKIFS; this is translated from the coding sequence ATGTTACGAAAGGAGTTTTTATATTTAGTTGGAGGATTAACAGGAATGTCAGGATTACGAGATTTACAAAAGGTAACCGGCGATTTGGCCGAAAGAGACCGTAAAATGCCAGTGCTTTTTATGGGGCATGGTTCACCAATGAATGGAATTGAAGAAAATGAGTTTTCTGCGTATTGGTCAAAATTTGCAAAAGAAATTTCGCAACCGGAAGCTGTTTTGTGTATTTCAGCGCACTGGCTGACTCGCGGGACACATGTTACAGCAATGCCAAATCCAAAAACTATTCACGATTTTGGCGGTTTTCCAAAGGAACTTTATGATGTGCAATATCCGGCGCCGGGACAACCCGAGCTGGCTAAAGAACTAACATCTATCATAAAAAGTACCGATGTTGGGCTGGATCACGATTGGGGACTTGATCACGGCACATGGACCGTGGTTCGGCACATGTATCCGGAAGCTAATATTCCTGTAATTCAGCTAAGTATAGATTTTTACAAACCTGCTGACTATCATTACAAACTGGCAACAGAACTGGCAACACTTCGAAAAAAAGGAGTGCTGATCATTGGCAGTGGAAATATGGTTCATAACCTTCGGCGTGTCGACTGGCAAAATATGGATACACCCAACTATGGCTTTGACTGGGCGAAAGAGATGAATGAAACATTCAAAGAAAAAATCGGGAAAGCGGAACATCAGGCTTTAATAGACTATGAAAGCCTTGGCAGCGCCGCAAAATTGGCAATTCCAACGCCCGACCATTATTACCCGCTTATTTATACCCTTGGATTACAGGATAAAAAAGATGAAATTGAATTTTTTAATGATAAATATGTTGGCGGTTCATTAACAATGACTTCTGTGAAAATTTTTAGTTGA
- a CDS encoding YceI family protein gives MKKLSLVLLSVLFLSVGVMAKGVDDGKAVYKVDPIKSKVIWTGKKVTGEHTGTVLVDNGEVHVSGESLELANIKMDMNSIACTDLSGDMNQKLVGHLKSDDFFSVENHPQAVFEATGFKAGAADGEYIVTGKLTIKGITHELSFPATVEVNDGTVTANGTAEIDRTKYDVKYGSGKFFSGLGDKMIYDDFEIEFNLVATAEAI, from the coding sequence ATGAAAAAGTTAAGTTTAGTATTGTTGAGCGTATTATTTCTCTCTGTAGGAGTAATGGCAAAAGGTGTAGATGATGGAAAAGCCGTATACAAGGTTGATCCGATAAAGAGCAAAGTAATCTGGACCGGTAAAAAAGTGACAGGAGAACACACAGGAACGGTTTTGGTGGATAACGGGGAAGTGCATGTTAGTGGAGAAAGCCTGGAGCTGGCAAATATTAAAATGGATATGAACAGTATTGCATGTACCGATCTTTCAGGTGATATGAATCAAAAATTGGTTGGCCACTTAAAGTCAGATGATTTCTTTTCTGTAGAAAATCATCCTCAAGCCGTTTTTGAAGCAACAGGATTTAAAGCTGGTGCAGCTGACGGAGAATATATTGTTACCGGAAAGCTTACCATCAAAGGTATCACTCACGAGCTTTCGTTCCCTGCAACAGTTGAGGTAAATGATGGTACAGTTACGGCGAATGGTACTGCGGAAATTGACAGAACGAAATATGATGTAAAATACGGATCGGGTAAATTTTTTAGTGGCCTTGGCGATAAAATGATTTATGATGATTTTGAAATTGAATTTAATTTGGTTGCAACGGCTGAGGCTATTTAA
- a CDS encoding Crp/Fnr family transcriptional regulator, translating into MENFVAIEKFYEENLERELTNLEKELIQISFRKEVFEKKQLIFGSGETNTRHYFIEKGLLRMYVIDSSGKEFNILFARENQWIGDLATPAETSYFLDAVEKSVVYSITDENMNKLTNNFASFVRYLKRSYIFQQKRLISILAKTAEENYEDLVNNHAELINRLPQYHISSYLGVTPVFLSKILSKRARKKD; encoded by the coding sequence ATGGAAAACTTCGTTGCCATTGAAAAATTTTATGAAGAAAATCTTGAGCGGGAACTTACAAACTTAGAGAAGGAGTTGATTCAGATTTCATTTCGGAAGGAAGTATTTGAAAAAAAACAACTGATTTTTGGCAGTGGTGAAACAAATACTCGTCATTATTTTATTGAGAAAGGTTTATTGCGGATGTATGTCATCGACTCTTCAGGTAAAGAGTTTAATATTTTGTTTGCCCGAGAAAACCAATGGATTGGTGATTTGGCTACACCCGCCGAAACTTCTTATTTCCTTGACGCAGTTGAGAAAAGTGTTGTATATTCAATTACCGACGAGAATATGAATAAACTCACCAATAATTTTGCTTCGTTTGTCCGTTATTTGAAACGTTCATACATATTCCAGCAAAAAAGGTTGATTTCTATTCTTGCAAAAACAGCCGAAGAAAACTACGAAGATTTAGTAAATAACCATGCTGAATTAATAAATCGGCTTCCCCAATACCATATTTCATCTTATTTAGGTGTTACACCGGTTTTTTTGAGCAAAATTTTATCAAAACGCGCAAGAAAAAAAGACTAA
- a CDS encoding 3-keto-disaccharide hydrolase, whose product MKKNILSVAVFAAAILLSVTTMAQKPNTLTRAEKNDGWVLLFNGKDFDGWRQCNGTEMPANWEIEDNAMKVYTGEGKNPGQGAGGDILFEDKKFKNFELSIDWKAGKMANSGIFYYVREVPGKPIYFAAPEVQVLDNKEATDNKIDSHLAGSLYDMIAADPSTVNPAGEWNTCVIKVDDGEATISMNGTEVVKYTHWTPEWDELVQNSKFKNFPGFTEGIAKEGFIGLQDHGYTVWFRNIKIREL is encoded by the coding sequence ATGAAAAAGAACATTTTATCAGTAGCTGTTTTTGCTGCGGCAATTTTGCTTTCTGTAACAACAATGGCACAAAAACCAAACACGCTTACAAGAGCCGAAAAAAATGACGGCTGGGTACTACTTTTTAATGGCAAAGATTTCGATGGCTGGCGCCAATGCAACGGAACAGAAATGCCTGCCAACTGGGAAATTGAAGACAATGCGATGAAAGTATATACCGGCGAAGGGAAAAATCCCGGTCAGGGAGCTGGCGGCGACATTCTTTTTGAAGACAAAAAATTTAAAAACTTTGAATTGTCTATTGATTGGAAAGCAGGAAAAATGGCGAATTCCGGTATCTTCTACTATGTCCGCGAAGTTCCGGGTAAACCTATTTATTTTGCAGCACCGGAAGTTCAGGTACTTGATAATAAAGAAGCTACCGACAATAAAATAGACAGTCACCTCGCCGGTTCGCTTTATGATATGATTGCAGCAGATCCATCAACTGTAAATCCTGCAGGAGAGTGGAACACCTGTGTAATTAAAGTAGACGACGGTGAAGCAACCATCAGTATGAACGGCACCGAAGTAGTAAAATACACACATTGGACACCTGAATGGGACGAGCTGGTACAAAACAGTAAATTCAAAAATTTCCCCGGCTTTACTGAAGGCATTGCAAAAGAAGGTTTTATTGGTTTGCAGGATCACGGATATACAGTTTGGTTCCGTAATATCAAAATTCGCGAACTTTAG